From Pseudomonadota bacterium, a single genomic window includes:
- a CDS encoding AMP-binding protein: protein MLAVVAKLTREVHAGYGNDLAVTLDSSLDRDLGLDSLSRVELFARLEKTFAVTLSEKILFTAETPRDLLRGVTSAGGVETPVAREMPSISEPVGKIDAPVHADTLNSVLRWHVAHHPDRPHIRFYSDRDDGEVLTYGELYRGALKVAAGLQQAGLEFGESVLIMLPTGQEYFCSFFGILLAGGIPAPVYPPGRAKQIEEHLLRHSAIAANCGARIMIVMPEARQFAQLMQHGVGTLKTFLTVNELADLGGSEVVEPVVASGDTAFLQYTSGSTGMPKGVILSHANLLANIRVMGSVVGVSGNDVFVSWLPLYHDMGLIGAWLGSLYFGCRLVIMSPLSFISRPVRWFRAINRYGGTLSAAPNFAYELCQRRIEEKDLKDIDLSSWRCAFNGAEAVSPTIINRFVKRFAGCGFRAESMMPVYGLAESSVGLAFPPLERGVVIDRISRKDLMEKGLAVAGEQEGDDTLEVVSCGLPLPGHQIRVADQKGRELPERRVGSIQFTGPSTTSGYFRNPEASARLFQDQWLDSGDKGYIAAGELYVTGRSKDIIIRGGRNIYPVELEEAVGGIDGIRAGNVAVFGSADKEDATERLIVLAETRVRNPEKLAGLRTGINAAVSDLVGIPPDDIVFAPPNTVLKTSSGKVRRAASRELYEMGMIGKAGNPIWLQMVRFYSRGIGRKVADFSRTAGEFFYACYCWLIFVVFASLTWTVLMVLPMEAWRAGFTRLVSRVVAKIVGIRVVVNGGEYLQSGSGPFLFVSNHASYLDAIIVGAALPLKISFLAKAELKESLFLRFALQRLGVVFVERFDREKGVADAHRLIDRIEGGRSLYFFAEGTFSRMPGLLPFRMGAFETATTSGTPVVPIAIRGTRSILRARSWLPRRGVVRVTIGEPLMPEGDGDLWGRAVQLRDLTRRWILEHCGEPDLGGERSPLANGPDR, encoded by the coding sequence ACAGTTCCCTTGATCGTGATCTCGGGCTGGACAGTTTAAGCCGGGTCGAGCTTTTTGCCAGACTTGAAAAAACTTTCGCTGTAACCCTTTCCGAAAAGATTCTCTTCACCGCAGAAACGCCGCGCGATCTGCTGCGGGGCGTTACCAGTGCCGGTGGAGTAGAAACCCCTGTCGCACGGGAGATGCCCTCCATTTCTGAGCCGGTTGGTAAAATCGACGCCCCGGTCCATGCTGATACACTGAATAGCGTCCTTCGCTGGCATGTGGCGCATCATCCCGACCGACCGCACATCCGCTTTTACAGTGACCGTGATGATGGCGAAGTGCTCACCTACGGTGAATTGTATCGTGGCGCCCTGAAGGTTGCTGCGGGTCTGCAGCAGGCCGGGCTGGAGTTCGGGGAGTCGGTATTGATCATGCTTCCCACCGGTCAGGAGTATTTCTGCAGCTTCTTCGGGATCCTGCTCGCGGGTGGCATCCCCGCACCTGTTTATCCTCCCGGGCGAGCCAAGCAGATTGAAGAACATCTGCTCCGGCATTCGGCGATTGCTGCGAACTGCGGGGCTCGCATTATGATTGTGATGCCCGAGGCGCGGCAGTTTGCCCAGCTGATGCAGCATGGGGTGGGGACCCTGAAGACATTTCTGACCGTGAACGAACTTGCCGACCTTGGCGGAAGTGAGGTTGTTGAACCAGTTGTCGCCTCCGGTGATACGGCTTTTCTGCAGTACACATCCGGAAGCACCGGAATGCCCAAAGGGGTGATTTTAAGTCACGCCAACCTGCTGGCAAACATCCGGGTCATGGGGAGTGTTGTCGGAGTGAGTGGGAATGATGTGTTTGTGAGCTGGCTCCCTCTCTATCATGATATGGGGCTGATCGGTGCCTGGCTCGGCAGCCTGTACTTTGGGTGCCGGTTGGTCATCATGTCCCCCCTTTCCTTTATAAGCCGTCCCGTCCGCTGGTTCAGGGCGATCAATCGCTATGGCGGGACACTTTCTGCCGCTCCCAATTTCGCCTATGAGTTGTGCCAGAGAAGGATAGAAGAGAAAGATCTGAAAGATATCGACCTTTCCAGTTGGCGCTGCGCGTTTAACGGTGCCGAGGCGGTGAGCCCCACGATTATCAACCGGTTTGTCAAGCGCTTTGCAGGCTGCGGATTTCGGGCGGAATCCATGATGCCGGTCTATGGACTTGCCGAGAGCTCGGTGGGGCTTGCGTTTCCGCCGCTGGAGCGAGGTGTGGTGATCGATCGTATCAGTCGGAAAGACCTGATGGAGAAGGGGCTTGCCGTTGCCGGTGAACAGGAGGGGGATGATACTCTTGAAGTGGTCAGTTGCGGGCTTCCGTTGCCGGGCCACCAGATCCGGGTCGCCGACCAAAAGGGCAGGGAGCTGCCCGAACGAAGAGTCGGGAGTATCCAGTTTACCGGACCTTCAACAACCAGCGGCTATTTCCGGAATCCTGAGGCGTCCGCCAGACTTTTTCAGGACCAATGGCTTGATTCCGGCGACAAAGGGTATATCGCTGCGGGCGAACTCTATGTGACAGGCCGGAGCAAGGATATCATTATCCGTGGTGGGCGGAATATCTATCCGGTGGAGCTGGAAGAAGCGGTGGGGGGTATTGATGGGATCCGGGCAGGAAATGTGGCGGTTTTCGGCTCGGCTGACAAGGAAGACGCGACAGAACGCCTGATCGTTCTTGCCGAGACGAGAGTGAGAAATCCGGAAAAACTGGCAGGACTGAGAACCGGAATTAATGCTGCGGTAAGCGATCTGGTCGGAATTCCCCCTGATGATATTGTCTTCGCCCCACCCAATACGGTATTGAAGACTTCAAGCGGCAAGGTGAGGAGGGCGGCAAGCAGGGAGTTGTATGAAATGGGAATGATCGGCAAAGCAGGAAACCCGATCTGGCTGCAGATGGTTCGCTTTTACAGCAGGGGGATAGGCAGGAAAGTGGCGGACTTTTCAAGAACCGCCGGGGAGTTTTTTTATGCCTGCTACTGCTGGTTGATTTTTGTTGTTTTCGCATCCCTGACCTGGACAGTTCTGATGGTTCTGCCGATGGAGGCCTGGCGTGCCGGTTTTACCCGCCTTGTTTCCCGGGTTGTTGCAAAAATTGTCGGAATCAGGGTCGTGGTAAATGGCGGCGAGTATTTGCAATCTGGTTCCGGACCGTTTCTTTTTGTATCGAATCACGCGAGTTATCTTGATGCGATAATTGTTGGGGCCGCTCTGCCTTTAAAGATCAGTTTCTTGGCAAAAGCGGAATTGAAAGAAAGTCTCTTTCTGCGCTTTGCCCTGCAACGTCTCGGAGTGGTTTTTGTGGAACGGTTCGACCGGGAGAAGGGCGTGGCCGATGCCCACAGGCTAATTGACCGGATAGAAGGTGGCCGATCGCTATACTTCTTCGCCGAGGGAACGTTTTCCCGAATGCCGGGGCTTCTTCCTTTCCGAATGGGTGCTTTTGAAACAGCGACGACAAGTGGTACGCCGGTGGTGCCGATTGCTATACGGGGGACCAGATCTATTCTCAGGGCCCGTTCCTGGTTGCCGAGAAGAGGGGTGGTGAGGGTGACGATCGGGGAACCTCTGATGCCTGAAGGTGATGGCGACCTTTGGGGCCGGGCTGTCCAATTAAGAGATCTGACCCGCCGGTGGATTCTTGAACATTGCGGTGAGCCGGATCTGGGCGGGGAAAGATCGCCTCTCGCGAATGGACCTGATCGCTGA
- a CDS encoding DUF3365 domain-containing protein — MGIKGKLIVRVLFLLVLAVLAIGGASYRFSTSHALEEAREKGDIIFNYIMAQRDFFREEQRSLAMEIVEHDRFYPTLMSGFVVTRATWDRFKKSLPGYSFKQATVDPLFPANKADADELDIISQFRNDGSKKRLEGTMQKGGEEYFYIATPIKVTAKGCLKCHGNPADAPKDQVDAYGSVNGYNWKLDDTVATFIVYVSISKAMEQAVRTTGILVIIGVGIMVVMIILMWLFITRSVVTPILTLSARTEEISLGKNLGDSISHNANDEIGQLANAINRLRISLVKILQKVQKK, encoded by the coding sequence ATGGGAATTAAAGGAAAGCTTATTGTTCGTGTGCTGTTTCTGTTGGTCCTCGCGGTGCTCGCAATAGGTGGCGCCAGTTACAGGTTCAGCACCTCGCATGCACTTGAAGAGGCGCGGGAAAAGGGAGACATTATCTTTAACTATATCATGGCGCAGCGGGATTTTTTCCGGGAAGAACAGAGGTCGCTGGCGATGGAGATCGTTGAGCATGACCGGTTTTATCCGACCCTGATGTCCGGGTTTGTCGTGACCAGGGCGACCTGGGATCGGTTTAAAAAATCCCTGCCCGGCTATTCTTTCAAGCAGGCCACAGTTGATCCGCTCTTTCCGGCAAACAAGGCCGATGCTGATGAGCTGGACATCATCAGTCAGTTCAGGAATGATGGCTCAAAGAAAAGACTTGAAGGGACCATGCAAAAGGGTGGAGAGGAGTATTTCTATATTGCAACCCCGATCAAAGTCACTGCGAAAGGGTGTTTGAAATGCCATGGAAACCCTGCCGATGCCCCCAAAGACCAGGTGGACGCCTATGGAAGTGTGAATGGGTATAACTGGAAACTGGATGATACGGTCGCGACCTTCATCGTATACGTTTCAATTTCCAAAGCGATGGAGCAGGCGGTAAGAACCACCGGAATCCTGGTGATAATCGGTGTGGGAATAATGGTGGTGATGATTATTCTGATGTGGCTTTTCATTACCAGGTCGGTCGTTACTCCGATCTTGACGCTCAGTGCCAGAACCGAGGAGATAAGTCTCGGCAAGAACCTTGGCGATTCGATTTCTCACAATGCAAATGACGAGATCGGCCAATTGGCAAATGCCATCAACCGTCTGAGGATAAGTCTGGTCAAGATTCTGCAGAAGGTGCAGAAAAAATAG